In Synechococcus sp. CC9616, the following are encoded in one genomic region:
- a CDS encoding fumarate reductase/succinate dehydrogenase flavoprotein subunit gives MSGSPDPRLPSGPIAGAWQRCKESFPLISPVRKGQIDLLVVGTGLAGASAAATLAQQGYRVTVLTYHDSPRRAHSVAAQGGINAARPVSVDGDSIHRLFADTLRGGDFRAREAGCQRLAEISSGIIDQCVAQGVPFAREYGGSLATRSFGGALVSRTFYARGQTGQQLLYGAYQALMRQVKLGRVQLLTRRDVVELITVDGVARGVVTRHTNSGQLEVHTARAVLLCTGGYSNVYFLSTNALKSNASAIWRAHQKGALFANPCFTQIHPTCIPSGDAYQSKLTLMSESLRNDGRIWLPKHAGDQRDADQIPEQERDYFLERMYPTYGNMTPRDVASRRARELCNAGRGVGPGGRSVYLDLTDAIKEEGRDAIAARYGNLMTMYERISGDDPYRKPMRIYPAPHYTMGGLWVDYQLMSSIPGLFVLGEANYSEHGANRLGASALMQGLADGYFIAPATVTAWLAGTPASEIGEEHPACRDALNSAQTRIDLLLKNQGHRPVDGFHRELGALMIDRCGISRHADELRDGLQQVARLEAQFHGEVRVPGEHEGPNPELEKALRVSDFFGLAKLMLRDALAREESCGAHFREEHQSSEGEAQRDDVNFAHIAAWEFNDHGDPVRHQEPLTFTALQPSTRSYR, from the coding sequence ATGAGCGGATCTCCAGACCCACGCCTGCCAAGTGGTCCGATTGCCGGAGCCTGGCAGCGATGCAAAGAAAGCTTCCCCCTGATCAGTCCGGTACGGAAAGGCCAGATCGATCTGCTCGTGGTGGGCACCGGCCTGGCCGGTGCTTCGGCGGCAGCGACCCTGGCGCAACAGGGTTATCGGGTCACCGTGCTGACCTATCACGACAGTCCCCGACGCGCCCATTCCGTCGCTGCCCAGGGCGGTATCAATGCCGCACGTCCAGTGTCGGTCGATGGCGACAGCATCCACCGACTCTTTGCTGACACGCTCCGTGGTGGCGATTTCCGGGCGCGTGAAGCCGGTTGCCAGCGGCTGGCGGAAATCAGCAGCGGCATCATCGACCAGTGCGTCGCCCAGGGTGTGCCCTTCGCCAGGGAATACGGAGGCAGCCTGGCGACCCGAAGCTTTGGAGGCGCCCTGGTGAGTCGCACCTTTTATGCCCGCGGCCAAACCGGGCAGCAGTTGCTGTACGGGGCCTACCAGGCCTTGATGCGACAGGTGAAACTCGGACGTGTGCAGCTGCTCACCCGCCGCGACGTGGTGGAGTTGATCACGGTGGATGGCGTGGCCCGCGGGGTGGTGACCCGACACACAAACAGCGGGCAACTGGAGGTGCACACGGCCCGTGCGGTGCTGTTGTGCACCGGTGGATACAGCAACGTCTACTTTCTGTCGACGAATGCACTGAAATCCAACGCCAGTGCCATCTGGAGAGCCCATCAAAAAGGGGCTTTGTTCGCCAATCCCTGCTTCACCCAGATCCACCCCACCTGCATTCCCAGCGGCGATGCCTACCAGAGCAAGCTGACGCTGATGAGCGAAAGCCTGCGAAACGACGGACGCATCTGGCTGCCGAAACACGCAGGCGACCAACGCGACGCTGATCAGATTCCGGAACAGGAGCGTGACTACTTCCTTGAGCGGATGTATCCCACCTACGGCAACATGACGCCGCGGGATGTGGCCTCAAGGCGGGCGCGTGAGCTCTGCAATGCAGGCCGTGGGGTTGGTCCTGGCGGACGCTCGGTGTACCTCGATCTCACCGATGCGATCAAGGAGGAGGGCCGGGACGCGATTGCCGCCCGCTACGGCAATTTGATGACGATGTATGAGCGGATCAGTGGAGATGATCCCTATCGCAAACCAATGCGCATCTACCCAGCGCCTCACTACACGATGGGGGGGCTTTGGGTGGACTACCAGCTGATGAGTTCAATCCCAGGCCTGTTCGTGCTGGGGGAAGCCAACTACTCCGAACATGGGGCCAACCGCCTTGGGGCCAGCGCACTGATGCAGGGCCTGGCGGATGGTTATTTCATTGCACCGGCCACGGTGACGGCCTGGCTGGCGGGTACACCGGCATCGGAGATTGGCGAGGAGCATCCCGCCTGCCGGGACGCCCTCAACAGCGCCCAGACCCGCATCGATCTCCTGCTTAAAAACCAAGGCCACAGGCCGGTGGATGGCTTTCACCGCGAGCTCGGTGCCTTGATGATCGATCGTTGTGGCATCAGCCGACACGCTGACGAACTGCGGGATGGTCTTCAGCAGGTGGCCCGATTGGAAGCGCAGTTCCATGGGGAGGTCCGCGTTCCTGGCGAACACGAGGGACCCAATCCGGAACTGGAGAAGGCCCTGCGGGTCAGCGATTTCTTCGGGCTAGCGAAACTGATGCTGCGGGATGCGCTGGCCCGGGAGGAGTCCTGCGGGGCGCATTTCCGTGAAGAGCATCAGTCCTCTGAAGGGGAAGCCCAACGGGATGACGTGAACTTCGCCCACATCGCCGCCTGGGAATTCAACGACCATGGCGATCCCGTCCGCCATCAAGAGCCTCTGACGTTCACGGCCCTGCAACCCTCCACCCGGAGCTACCGATGA
- a CDS encoding succinate dehydrogenase/fumarate reductase iron-sulfur subunit — protein sequence MKLTLRIWRQQNPDQPGAYQEHVLANVSPELSLLEALDQLNEQLISDGERPVSFEHDCREGICGSCGFLVNGQAHGPRAATSVCQLYLRSFQDDAVLTLEPWRATAFPLIQDLMVDRSSLDRVIAAGGYCSTGTGQAPDGNALPIGRDQATSAFDTATCIGCGACVASCRNASASLFVAAKLAHLGQLPQGQPERGKRARAMQERMQQEGFGSCSSNLECEAVCPQEISADWISWMHRERSLTS from the coding sequence ATGAAACTCACCCTGAGGATCTGGCGGCAGCAGAACCCGGATCAACCGGGTGCTTATCAGGAGCACGTGCTGGCGAACGTTTCCCCTGAGCTATCGCTGCTCGAAGCCCTTGATCAACTCAACGAACAACTGATCAGCGATGGGGAACGGCCCGTCAGCTTCGAGCACGACTGCCGCGAAGGGATCTGCGGCAGCTGTGGCTTTCTGGTGAATGGTCAAGCCCATGGGCCGAGGGCCGCCACCTCCGTTTGTCAGCTCTATCTGCGTTCCTTCCAGGACGATGCCGTGCTGACGCTGGAGCCATGGCGTGCCACGGCCTTTCCGCTGATTCAGGATCTGATGGTGGATCGATCCAGCCTCGATCGAGTAATCGCCGCTGGGGGCTATTGCTCAACGGGAACGGGGCAGGCGCCGGATGGCAACGCCCTTCCCATTGGCAGGGATCAGGCCACCAGCGCCTTCGACACCGCCACCTGCATCGGCTGCGGCGCCTGCGTTGCCAGTTGTCGCAATGCCTCAGCCAGCCTGTTCGTGGCCGCCAAACTGGCCCATCTCGGCCAGCTGCCGCAAGGTCAACCGGAGCGCGGGAAGCGAGCCCGTGCCATGCAGGAACGCATGCAGCAGGAAGGCTTTGGCAGTTGCAGCAGCAACCTCGAGTGCGAAGCGGTTTGCCCTCAGGAGATCTCAGCGGATTGGATCAGTTGGATGCATCGCGAGCGATCACTGACGAGCTAG
- a CDS encoding succinate dehydrogenase cytochrome b subunit, whose amino-acid sequence MTGLWRSDLIRLGSASSGLLLILFLVVHLAGVIPSLIAPAVFEAYASSLHHAIWLPLLETTLAAAALLHIVTTLLKAIGNRQAGNSAALISRRGQPLAALASRSKVAAGIITLTFLIIHLQQLRWPRPLDGNERAALMAVLHNPVNATVYCAAAITITLHLIHGGEAAHRNLGWLTPTNGTMIRRGGRLLATVLGGGFLLISLALTVAAVS is encoded by the coding sequence ATGACGGGCCTGTGGAGGAGCGACCTGATTCGCCTGGGATCAGCCAGCAGCGGCCTGTTGCTGATCCTGTTCCTGGTTGTTCATCTGGCAGGAGTGATTCCGTCCCTGATCGCACCGGCCGTCTTTGAGGCCTACGCGAGCTCGCTGCATCATGCGATCTGGCTGCCGCTGCTGGAGACAACTCTGGCTGCCGCGGCCCTGCTCCACATCGTTACAACCCTTCTGAAAGCCATTGGCAATCGCCAGGCGGGCAACAGCGCCGCGCTGATCAGCCGCCGCGGCCAGCCGTTGGCCGCACTGGCGAGTCGCAGCAAGGTGGCAGCCGGAATCATCACCCTTACTTTTCTGATCATTCATCTGCAGCAGCTGCGATGGCCTCGCCCTCTGGACGGCAACGAACGAGCCGCCCTGATGGCGGTGCTGCACAACCCCGTGAATGCCACCGTTTACTGCGCAGCAGCCATCACCATCACCCTTCATCTCATTCATGGCGGTGAAGCCGCCCACAGAAACCTCGGCTGGCTTACACCAACGAACGGCACCATGATTCGTCGTGGCGGACGACTGCTGGCCACCGTTCTGGGAGGCGGTTTTCTGCTGATCAGCCTCGCCTTGACGGTCGCTGCTGTGTCATGA
- the gluQRS gene encoding tRNA glutamyl-Q(34) synthetase GluQRS has translation MHRQGLELPDHLRRLLDQGNALRSGGYRGRFAPSPTGVMHLGNLRTALASWLEARRNGGVWLLRIDDLDTPRNSPGAKASIQRDLQWLGLDWDGPAIFQSHYRGRYYAWLSWLRRAGALFPCRCSRRMLLDHPIYPGTCRMGQKRWGWQDKRLPSWRLRVPDDDPHGSGDVVLRRADGFVAYQLATVIDELCFGISDVVRGEDLRASLPAQFSVYAALVQQPPRFLHVPLLRDQHGQKLSKRKASAGLAPLQDAGLDAAAVTGQLAASLSLVAPGARLTARELLQDLTHRSTYVLDS, from the coding sequence ATGCATCGCCAGGGGCTTGAGCTGCCCGATCACCTGCGTCGCCTGCTTGATCAGGGGAATGCCTTGCGATCAGGTGGTTATCGGGGTCGCTTTGCCCCGTCCCCCACCGGGGTGATGCATCTCGGCAACCTCAGAACCGCGCTCGCCTCCTGGTTGGAGGCCAGGCGCAACGGCGGAGTGTGGCTGTTGCGTATCGATGACCTCGACACTCCGCGCAACAGTCCTGGAGCCAAGGCCTCGATCCAGAGGGATCTCCAGTGGCTCGGTCTGGACTGGGACGGCCCAGCCATTTTTCAGAGCCACTACCGCGGCCGTTATTACGCATGGCTCTCCTGGTTGCGACGCGCTGGAGCCCTATTCCCGTGTCGTTGCTCCCGCCGCATGCTCCTGGACCATCCCATCTACCCGGGAACCTGTCGGATGGGTCAGAAGCGCTGGGGATGGCAGGACAAGCGGCTGCCCAGTTGGCGATTGCGGGTTCCTGATGACGACCCCCATGGCAGCGGTGATGTGGTTTTGCGTCGCGCCGATGGTTTTGTCGCTTATCAGCTGGCCACGGTGATCGATGAGCTCTGCTTCGGGATCAGCGATGTGGTCCGTGGAGAGGATCTGCGTGCGTCCCTTCCGGCCCAGTTCAGCGTCTATGCGGCACTCGTCCAACAGCCGCCCCGGTTTCTGCACGTGCCGCTCCTGCGGGATCAACACGGTCAGAAGTTGTCGAAACGTAAAGCCAGTGCAGGCTTGGCCCCCTTGCAGGACGCCGGTTTGGATGCGGCTGCGGTTACGGGGCAGTTGGCGGCAAGCCTTTCTCTGGTGGCGCCTGGAGCACGGCTCACAGCCCGTGAGTTGTTGCAGGACTTGACTCATCGCAGCACGTATGTACTCGATTCTTAA
- a CDS encoding DUF3493 domain-containing protein yields MFNLSDPQKRENNLDPELRRRLIQESQTPWRGLRRALWFALFASAGLGLFTMAFRASAGGAVEISDLGIQVGALILFASLLWFDRQRSSV; encoded by the coding sequence ATGTTCAACTTGTCTGACCCGCAGAAGCGCGAGAACAATTTGGATCCTGAGCTGCGGCGTCGGTTGATTCAGGAATCACAGACCCCCTGGCGTGGGCTCAGGCGAGCCCTCTGGTTCGCTCTCTTCGCCTCCGCCGGGCTGGGCCTCTTCACGATGGCCTTCCGGGCTTCCGCTGGAGGTGCTGTCGAGATCAGCGACCTCGGCATTCAGGTTGGCGCCCTCATCCTCTTCGCTTCTCTGCTCTGGTTCGATCGCCAGCGCTCCAGCGTCTGA
- the infB gene encoding translation initiation factor IF-2: protein MTSSGKVRIYELSKDLGLENKDVLDAADKLSIAAKSHSSSISDDEAGRIRNLLKNGSSKAAKAPSSQASAPAKPPAGKAILSVKKASAPAAASTSSAPPAAAASPVKPTAAKPTAAKPTAAKPTAAKPTAAKPTAAKPSPAKPVISQAPPARLAPAKPADEKPAAPTRPISPGTPVKSPPPRPAAAASKPTSPPPRPSAPAAAAKPAPARPTPATPARTAPRPASAGQPQGRPARPQSPQIVSRPSQGNAPRPGAPTRTGAAPKPGGPAKAGSPARPAPRPELVGKPQPRRPEAGGTPPRPGAPSRPGTGVPSRPGAPVRPVPGGRQGGVTRPGAPQRQGRPTPPGGRPVTPGRPGGNTLELVGKPIRRDGSTAGGGPRPGGSRPGAPTRPGAPSRPGMPSGMRKPVAPGELMQLQKPVGRPTAPPPRRPEPGSKPGSGAEANPPVSRPTAPAAPRRPYGARPGAPGQRRPGRPDWDDSAKLEALRSRSPQKQRQKVHIIGENDDALTAETGGFAGEQQAMVLSASLARPAKPKSQQRSAPKPVAAIRKRKKETTRQRQRRRAMELRAAREAKQVRPEMLVVPEDNLTVQELADMLSVESSEIIKSLFFKGIIATVTQTLDMNTIETVAEEFGVPVLQDDVEEAAKKTVEMIEEKDLDHLIRRPPVVTVMGHVDHGKTSLLDAIRKARVAAGEAGGITQHIGAYQVEIEHNEEQRKLTFLDTPGHAAFTAMRARGTKVTDVAVLVVAADDGVRPQTLEAISHARAAEVPIVVAINKIDKEGSSPDRVKQELSDQNLLAEDWGGEVVMVPVSAIKGENIDKLLEMILLVTEVEDLQANPDRLARGTVIEAHLDKAKGPVATLLVQNGTLKTGDVVAAGPVLGKVRAMVDDNGKRMKSAGPSYAVEALGFSEVPTAGDEFEVYPDEKSARSVVGDRASDARATRLAQQMASRRVSLTAMSGQASEGELKELNLILKADVQGSVEAILGSLEQLPKDEVQVRVLLSAPGEITETDVDLAAASGAVIVGFNTSMASGARKAADATGVDVRDYDVIYKLLEDIQMAMEGLLEPELVEEALGEAEVRAVFTIGKSAVAGCYITNGKLQRNCRVRVRRGKEVVFEGDLDSLRRNKDDVKEVASGFECGIGCDRFANWEDGDIIEGFKMVTQRRKLTT, encoded by the coding sequence ATGACCAGCAGCGGCAAAGTCAGAATTTACGAGCTGTCCAAGGACCTGGGCCTTGAGAACAAGGACGTGCTGGATGCTGCCGACAAGCTGTCGATTGCGGCCAAAAGCCACAGCAGTTCCATCAGTGATGACGAGGCCGGTCGGATCCGCAACCTGCTGAAGAACGGTTCCTCCAAGGCCGCCAAAGCTCCCAGCAGCCAAGCCTCAGCCCCTGCGAAGCCGCCAGCGGGTAAAGCAATCCTGTCTGTGAAGAAGGCGTCAGCTCCAGCAGCGGCTTCGACGTCCTCCGCTCCCCCTGCAGCCGCTGCTTCGCCCGTCAAGCCGACAGCTGCAAAACCAACAGCTGCAAAACCAACAGCTGCAAAACCAACAGCTGCAAAACCAACAGCTGCAAAACCAACAGCGGCGAAACCGTCTCCTGCGAAACCTGTCATCAGCCAGGCGCCGCCAGCCCGCCTGGCTCCGGCCAAGCCAGCAGATGAGAAACCAGCGGCACCCACACGCCCGATCTCCCCAGGTACGCCGGTCAAGTCACCACCGCCAAGGCCTGCAGCAGCGGCCTCAAAACCGACGTCACCACCACCGCGTCCCAGCGCCCCAGCAGCCGCTGCAAAGCCGGCACCTGCAAGGCCCACGCCTGCAACACCTGCCAGAACCGCTCCAAGACCTGCGTCAGCCGGTCAGCCGCAAGGCCGGCCTGCCCGACCTCAGAGTCCACAAATCGTTTCCAGGCCTAGCCAGGGCAATGCTCCACGGCCCGGAGCTCCAACGCGGACCGGTGCGGCACCGAAACCAGGCGGCCCAGCCAAAGCAGGAAGTCCAGCCCGTCCAGCGCCACGCCCAGAGCTTGTGGGCAAGCCACAACCCAGGCGACCGGAAGCCGGTGGTACGCCACCGCGACCAGGCGCACCATCACGGCCTGGGACCGGAGTTCCTTCACGTCCCGGTGCTCCGGTGCGTCCAGTTCCAGGAGGGCGTCAGGGAGGCGTCACGCGTCCTGGGGCTCCCCAGAGACAAGGTCGACCGACACCCCCAGGCGGCCGCCCCGTCACTCCAGGCCGACCTGGTGGCAACACCCTGGAGCTCGTCGGCAAACCCATCCGCCGCGATGGCAGCACCGCCGGAGGCGGACCTCGCCCAGGAGGCTCCCGACCGGGTGCACCCACGCGTCCTGGTGCTCCGTCCAGGCCAGGCATGCCCAGTGGGATGCGCAAGCCAGTGGCCCCTGGAGAGCTCATGCAACTCCAGAAGCCAGTGGGGCGTCCTACCGCGCCGCCACCAAGACGCCCTGAGCCTGGAAGCAAACCTGGTTCCGGAGCCGAAGCCAATCCTCCGGTCTCACGGCCGACGGCACCGGCAGCCCCCCGTCGCCCATATGGAGCGCGCCCCGGTGCTCCGGGTCAGCGCCGTCCCGGCCGCCCCGATTGGGATGACAGCGCCAAGCTCGAAGCCCTGCGCAGCCGTTCGCCCCAGAAGCAGCGCCAGAAAGTTCACATCATTGGCGAGAACGACGACGCGCTGACGGCCGAAACCGGTGGCTTTGCCGGGGAACAGCAGGCCATGGTGCTCTCCGCCAGCCTGGCTCGGCCGGCCAAACCGAAATCACAGCAGCGAAGCGCACCGAAGCCGGTGGCGGCCATTCGCAAGCGCAAGAAAGAAACCACCCGACAACGTCAGCGGCGTCGGGCGATGGAATTACGTGCGGCGAGGGAAGCCAAGCAGGTCCGGCCGGAAATGCTGGTGGTCCCGGAGGACAACCTCACGGTGCAGGAGCTGGCGGACATGCTCAGCGTGGAAAGCTCCGAAATCATCAAATCCCTCTTCTTCAAGGGAATCATCGCCACGGTCACCCAGACCCTGGACATGAACACGATCGAGACGGTGGCCGAGGAATTCGGCGTGCCGGTTCTCCAGGACGACGTGGAGGAAGCCGCGAAGAAGACGGTGGAAATGATCGAGGAAAAAGACCTCGATCATCTGATTCGCCGTCCACCTGTGGTCACGGTGATGGGCCACGTCGACCACGGCAAAACCAGCCTGCTCGATGCCATTCGCAAGGCGCGGGTCGCCGCGGGCGAAGCGGGTGGGATCACCCAGCACATCGGTGCTTACCAGGTGGAGATCGAGCACAACGAGGAGCAACGCAAACTCACCTTCCTCGACACACCAGGCCACGCAGCCTTCACCGCAATGCGGGCGCGGGGCACCAAAGTGACTGACGTCGCCGTTCTGGTGGTGGCGGCCGACGACGGCGTGCGTCCCCAGACCCTGGAAGCGATCAGCCACGCCCGCGCTGCGGAAGTGCCGATCGTGGTGGCGATCAACAAGATCGACAAGGAAGGGTCCTCCCCCGATCGCGTCAAACAGGAGCTCTCCGACCAGAACCTCCTGGCGGAAGACTGGGGTGGAGAAGTGGTGATGGTGCCGGTGAGCGCCATCAAAGGCGAAAACATCGACAAGCTTCTCGAGATGATCCTCCTGGTGACTGAGGTGGAAGACCTCCAGGCCAATCCAGATCGTCTGGCTCGCGGAACCGTGATCGAAGCGCACCTCGACAAAGCCAAAGGCCCCGTCGCCACGCTGCTGGTTCAGAACGGCACCCTCAAAACAGGTGATGTGGTGGCCGCCGGCCCGGTGCTTGGCAAGGTGCGCGCCATGGTGGACGACAACGGCAAACGCATGAAGTCCGCCGGCCCCTCCTACGCCGTCGAGGCGCTGGGCTTCAGTGAAGTGCCAACCGCTGGAGACGAGTTCGAGGTTTATCCCGACGAGAAATCAGCTCGCTCGGTGGTGGGTGATCGAGCCTCCGATGCACGCGCCACCCGACTGGCGCAGCAGATGGCCTCACGACGGGTGTCGCTGACGGCCATGTCCGGTCAGGCCAGCGAAGGCGAGCTGAAGGAGCTGAACCTGATCCTCAAGGCAGATGTCCAGGGTTCCGTGGAGGCGATCCTCGGCTCGCTAGAGCAGCTGCCCAAAGACGAAGTTCAGGTGCGTGTTCTCCTTTCCGCACCAGGCGAGATCACTGAAACAGACGTGGATCTGGCGGCCGCATCCGGAGCGGTGATCGTTGGCTTCAACACCTCCATGGCATCAGGCGCCCGCAAGGCTGCTGATGCCACCGGCGTGGATGTGCGCGATTACGACGTGATCTACAAACTGCTGGAGGACATCCAGATGGCCATGGAAGGCCTTCTGGAACCCGAACTGGTGGAGGAAGCCCTTGGCGAAGCCGAGGTGCGAGCCGTGTTCACCATCGGCAAGAGTGCAGTGGCTGGTTGTTACATCACCAACGGCAAGCTGCAGCGCAACTGCCGAGTGCGGGTCCGTCGCGGCAAGGAAGTGGTCTTCGAAGGCGATCTCGACTCCTTGCGCCGCAACAAGGACGACGTCAAGGAAGTGGCCAGCGGCTTCGAATGCGGCATCGGCTGCGATCGCTTCGCCAACTGGGAAGACGGCGACATCATCGAAGGCTTCAAGATGGTGACCCAGCGACGCAAACTCACCACCTGA
- a CDS encoding TMEM175 family protein, protein MDKNQFPSTKYPIHHLDGESGESWMGLIDGIYAIAMTFIALELPELVIALVNLKEKNIKSELIVSLIGYEFIAYTATFLMLYELWTVHKSILKIGGLKQKTQSLCNSLILALTSLGVGNIILILNEKTKAVTSHITSNSKQIDIMYDWFDNHDFLGLFTMIFLALMFFLMSLLASNSESHRISQDLQLLSKNLNIRGLYFVASCLLWIPLAFGKSVLFPPALVVILFLFLSFNQDAIDTFLKRWRSHT, encoded by the coding sequence ATGGATAAAAACCAATTTCCATCGACGAAATACCCGATTCACCACCTGGACGGCGAGAGCGGCGAATCCTGGATGGGCCTGATCGATGGAATTTATGCCATCGCCATGACATTTATTGCGCTTGAATTACCAGAGCTTGTCATTGCGCTTGTCAATCTCAAAGAGAAGAATATAAAAAGCGAACTTATTGTGTCATTAATCGGATATGAATTCATTGCCTATACAGCAACTTTTTTGATGCTGTATGAACTCTGGACAGTGCACAAAAGCATCCTGAAAATCGGCGGCCTCAAGCAAAAGACCCAGAGCCTTTGTAACAGCCTGATTCTTGCCCTGACATCACTGGGCGTAGGGAATATCATTTTAATCTTGAATGAAAAAACAAAAGCCGTTACATCTCATATCACGTCCAACAGCAAACAAATTGATATCATGTACGACTGGTTCGACAATCATGATTTTCTTGGGCTGTTCACAATGATATTTTTGGCCTTGATGTTTTTCCTGATGTCCCTGCTGGCCAGCAACAGCGAGAGTCACCGAATATCGCAGGACCTGCAACTCCTATCAAAAAATCTCAACATTCGAGGTTTATATTTTGTAGCGTCTTGTCTGCTTTGGATTCCGCTTGCCTTTGGCAAATCAGTTCTCTTTCCCCCTGCCCTTGTGGTGATCCTGTTTTTATTCCTGAGCTTCAACCAGGATGCGATCGACACGTTCCTGAAACGCTGGCGCTCTCACACTTGA
- a CDS encoding bestrophin family ion channel: MARATPVPNSRGNYGDPTDTSHWDYLTILLQLLGRVRFDLLAIALLALLELRLQIPKVWLLSNEAVSVLGIAMSIFIGFRNTQAISRWWEARTLWEDYLNSCRYWVDGLRAYLSDSQWQSERTRNLVRLQLAQAWQLNFELRNFWHPDLRRMQEDLLGQLKLPQDSTVRSLSVARSRDIQHLHADEWITEMGRRQLVEITIRCNEAVGGLQRVRNTPIPPPYDMFVRLINWVFGSQLILAFKRSGSPTTGILLFVGFLLAERIGAYVEGPFDQDGTSFSLPLNTICCEISEDLMPGDLDYGRYRPCRNPVFWD, encoded by the coding sequence ATGGCCAGAGCAACGCCAGTTCCAAACAGCAGAGGCAACTACGGCGATCCCACGGACACCAGCCACTGGGATTACCTCACCATCCTGTTGCAACTGCTGGGACGGGTGCGTTTCGACCTGCTGGCGATTGCATTGCTGGCGCTGCTGGAGCTCAGGCTGCAGATCCCCAAAGTCTGGTTGCTGAGCAACGAGGCGGTGTCGGTGCTGGGCATCGCGATGTCGATCTTCATTGGTTTCCGGAACACCCAGGCGATCAGCCGATGGTGGGAGGCACGGACCCTTTGGGAGGACTATCTCAACAGTTGCCGCTACTGGGTGGACGGTCTGAGGGCCTACCTCTCCGACAGCCAGTGGCAGAGCGAACGGACCCGGAACCTGGTTCGCTTGCAGCTTGCCCAGGCGTGGCAGCTGAATTTCGAGTTGCGCAACTTCTGGCATCCAGACCTGCGTCGGATGCAAGAGGACCTGCTGGGGCAGCTCAAGCTGCCGCAGGACAGCACGGTGCGCAGCCTCTCCGTCGCGCGATCGCGAGACATCCAGCATCTCCATGCCGACGAATGGATCACGGAAATGGGGCGTCGCCAACTGGTGGAGATCACGATCCGCTGCAATGAGGCCGTCGGAGGCCTGCAACGGGTGCGCAACACCCCGATCCCACCCCCCTACGACATGTTCGTGCGCCTGATCAACTGGGTGTTCGGCTCGCAGCTGATCCTTGCCTTCAAGCGCAGTGGCTCGCCGACCACCGGCATCCTGTTGTTCGTGGGTTTTCTCCTGGCCGAACGCATCGGCGCTTATGTGGAAGGACCCTTCGACCAGGACGGCACCAGCTTTTCTCTACCCCTGAATACGATCTGTTGTGAGATCAGCGAAGACCTGATGCCAGGCGATCTGGACTACGGCCGATACCGCCCCTGCCGAAACCCGGTGTTCTGGGATTGA
- a CDS encoding sulfotransferase family 2 domain-containing protein yields the protein MIFSELHNFLFLKGRKVASTSFEVALSKICGADDIITPITPVDERYRIDLGYRHAQNFGADTEKLDAYIKAVKKAEPGQFEQIKKPKGTIQDHCTLREAWDFFGERLRSKRIIAIARNPYQSILSRLNHMARFDDYKKSGDVICASQEQLQNELNVFIKKLINESYPKNIAHYTAPSQTSIPLEVTYLKFEHLQSELDQLLADLNISDKVSLPHLKKGQNLPNEAILDVADADQLRIINDYFDDEFKAFGYQKLEASPA from the coding sequence ATGATTTTTTCCGAGCTGCACAACTTTCTATTCCTAAAAGGACGGAAAGTTGCCAGTACAAGTTTTGAGGTTGCCTTATCCAAAATCTGTGGCGCCGATGACATCATCACCCCAATTACCCCTGTTGATGAACGCTACCGGATTGATCTTGGCTATCGACACGCACAGAATTTCGGGGCTGATACCGAAAAGCTTGATGCCTATATAAAAGCAGTCAAAAAAGCCGAGCCAGGCCAGTTCGAGCAGATCAAAAAACCAAAAGGGACGATTCAAGACCACTGCACATTGCGGGAAGCATGGGATTTCTTTGGGGAACGGCTGCGCAGCAAACGCATCATCGCAATCGCCAGAAACCCGTACCAGAGCATCCTCTCGCGCTTGAACCACATGGCGCGTTTTGATGATTACAAAAAAAGTGGAGACGTGATCTGCGCTTCACAGGAACAGCTTCAAAACGAGCTCAATGTTTTCATCAAGAAATTAATCAACGAGTCTTACCCAAAGAACATCGCTCATTACACAGCGCCTAGCCAGACATCCATCCCCCTCGAGGTGACTTACCTCAAATTTGAACACCTCCAATCTGAACTGGATCAGCTTCTGGCAGACCTGAACATTTCAGACAAGGTATCGCTCCCGCACCTCAAAAAAGGACAGAACCTACCTAATGAAGCCATTCTCGATGTCGCCGACGCGGATCAACTTCGGATTATCAACGACTATTTCGACGATGAATTCAAAGCCTTTGGCTATCAAAAACTAGAGGCCTCCCCCGCCTAG